One genomic region from Ornithinimicrobium flavum encodes:
- a CDS encoding GlsB/YeaQ/YmgE family stress response membrane protein — MLWTIIVALIVGCIVGPLARLILPGDQNLSIPMTILLGAVGSLVGAWVGSEFLGTSGDQFSFWGLILGTIFAIVAVAAYIAITRRGGNRAVTR; from the coding sequence ATGCTCTGGACCATCATTGTCGCCCTCATCGTGGGCTGCATCGTCGGCCCCCTGGCTCGCCTGATCCTCCCCGGCGACCAGAACCTCTCGATCCCGATGACCATCCTGCTGGGTGCCGTCGGATCCCTGGTCGGCGCCTGGGTCGGTAGCGAGTTCCTCGGCACCTCCGGCGACCAGTTCAGCTTCTGGGGTCTGATCCTCGGCACGATCTTCGCGATCGTCGCCGTGGCGGCCTACATCGCGATCACCCGCCGTGGCGGGAACCGCGCAGTCACCCGCTGA